One Nitrospinota bacterium genomic region harbors:
- a CDS encoding sigma-54 dependent transcriptional regulator gives MDSKNRVLVVDDDEDMRAALSEALARLGLSTETATDGEDGLRKVEADRFDLVISDIKMPNMGGIELLAKIKEVSPELPVIMMTAYGSVETSVEAIRAGASDYILKPFSSDILENSISRILSEKGGQLNRVQPVKRISATRSGNSRPIIAKSPKIFALLDIVDRTANSNASFLIQGESGTGKELFARLIHDKSGRTGPFVAVNCAALPESLLESELFGHEKGSFTGAIARKTGKFELAEKGTILLDEITEMQTELQAKLLRVLQEKEIDRVGGAAPVPIDVRVVATTNRNIEGAIAEGKFREDLYFRLNVIPLVIPPLRERPDDLELLVNNFTEKFSAESGKKVTGVSPETMELFKKFRWRGNVRELENVMERAVLLCRGETIMPDDLFLTPEQAESPAQEPEAEKKQSEDVSTGTLDAMEKRLILGTLENVNNNRTRAAELLGISIRTLRNKLNEYKNTMDAA, from the coding sequence ATGGACAGTAAGAACCGTGTCCTTGTAGTTGACGACGATGAAGATATGCGGGCCGCCCTTTCGGAAGCCCTTGCAAGGCTTGGCCTCTCCACCGAAACGGCAACAGATGGCGAGGATGGTCTGAGGAAAGTCGAGGCAGACCGTTTTGACCTTGTTATATCTGACATCAAAATGCCTAATATGGGCGGTATTGAGCTCCTGGCAAAGATCAAGGAAGTTTCGCCGGAACTCCCCGTAATAATGATGACCGCATACGGCTCGGTCGAGACTTCCGTGGAAGCCATTAGAGCCGGCGCAAGCGATTACATCTTGAAGCCTTTCTCCTCGGATATCCTTGAGAATTCAATCTCAAGAATTTTAAGCGAAAAAGGGGGACAGCTAAACCGGGTTCAGCCTGTAAAACGGATCTCAGCCACGCGTAGCGGAAACTCAAGGCCCATCATCGCGAAGAGCCCGAAGATATTCGCGCTTCTTGACATCGTAGACCGAACGGCTAATTCAAACGCATCGTTCCTTATACAGGGGGAGAGCGGCACGGGAAAGGAGTTGTTCGCAAGGCTCATACATGACAAGAGCGGGCGCACCGGGCCGTTTGTCGCCGTGAACTGCGCCGCCCTGCCGGAGTCCCTCCTTGAGAGCGAACTTTTCGGGCATGAGAAAGGATCCTTCACGGGAGCGATAGCAAGAAAGACGGGGAAATTCGAGCTTGCCGAAAAAGGGACAATCCTCCTTGATGAGATTACCGAAATGCAGACCGAACTGCAGGCAAAGCTCCTTCGCGTTCTGCAGGAAAAAGAGATAGACCGGGTCGGCGGCGCCGCCCCTGTGCCGATCGACGTCCGCGTGGTTGCCACGACAAACAGGAATATAGAAGGGGCGATCGCCGAAGGCAAGTTCCGCGAAGACCTCTACTTCCGGCTGAATGTGATACCGCTCGTAATTCCTCCGCTCCGTGAAAGACCCGATGACCTGGAACTCCTCGTCAACAACTTCACTGAAAAGTTTTCCGCTGAATCGGGGAAAAAGGTTACCGGGGTTTCGCCCGAGACGATGGAACTGTTTAAAAAATTCAGGTGGAGAGGAAACGTCAGGGAACTGGAAAATGTTATGGAGCGCGCCGTGCTACTATGCAGGGGAGAAACGATCATGCCGGACGACCTCTTCCTGACGCCGGAGCAGGCGGAAAGCCCAGCGCAGGAACCTGAAGCGGAAAAGAAACAGAGTGAGGATGTATCGACAGGGACCCTGGACGCCATGGAAAAAAGGCTTATCCTTGGAACGCTTGAAAACGTTAACAACAACCGCACCAGGGCGGCGGAACTTCTCGGCATATCCATCCGCACTTTGCGGAACAAACTGAATGAATATAAGAATACAATGGATGCCGCTTAA
- a CDS encoding DUF2905 domain-containing protein gives MSEFAGLGKVLLFAGIAIALFGALLLLSDRVPFLGKLPGDINIKRENFSFYLPLGTSILISVILTILFSFIGRK, from the coding sequence ATGAGTGAATTTGCAGGCTTGGGAAAGGTGCTCCTGTTTGCCGGGATCGCAATCGCACTTTTCGGCGCGCTACTTCTTCTTTCCGACAGAGTGCCGTTCCTGGGAAAACTCCCCGGCGATATCAATATAAAGAGGGAAAATTTCAGCTTCTACTTACCGCTGGGGACAAGCATACTCATCTCCGTTATCCTCACCATCCTATTCTCTTTCATAGGAAGGAAGTGA
- a CDS encoding TIGR01212 family radical SAM protein (This family includes YhcC from E. coli K-12, an uncharacterized radical SAM protein.), with protein sequence MLEERFNSLGRFLKNTFGERVNRMNIYIPGNIAGQGGAEKEYILCPGKPCETNQPADAVPPVEEQISRAKERIRQKFKYGKFIIHFHTYSNNSISLDALKKAVENSMQDNEVIGINVTVRIDSLDNEIIKFLSYVSEHIYLWVETGFVTAHDSTLKKLGLPFTTQEAMETITKLLRKDLRVSPHVVLGLPGETAEMMRETMKEASRLMVNGVNIQHFLFPGNSPFADALAKGELKLLSREEYISTVCDFIEILPPNIVLRRLISETSSSNVLPEWTKDKKKMLTEISGELEKRNSYQGCKNHSYAGIAKVFGEDAEETGQTGEVAVVQLANFADEDE encoded by the coding sequence ATGCTTGAAGAAAGATTCAATTCGCTTGGAAGATTCCTGAAGAATACTTTCGGCGAGAGAGTAAACAGGATGAACATATATATACCGGGCAACATTGCCGGTCAGGGCGGCGCAGAAAAAGAATACATCCTCTGCCCCGGAAAACCGTGCGAGACCAACCAGCCAGCGGATGCCGTCCCGCCGGTGGAAGAACAGATATCAAGGGCCAAGGAGAGGATACGGCAAAAGTTCAAATACGGAAAGTTCATAATCCATTTTCATACATATTCAAACAACTCCATAAGCCTTGATGCGCTGAAAAAAGCGGTGGAAAACTCCATGCAGGATAACGAGGTTATAGGGATAAACGTAACCGTGAGAATTGACTCGCTGGATAACGAAATAATCAAGTTCCTCAGTTATGTCTCCGAGCATATCTACCTGTGGGTGGAGACAGGATTTGTTACCGCTCATGACTCGACGCTTAAAAAGCTCGGACTGCCGTTTACCACGCAAGAGGCGATGGAAACCATCACCAAATTGCTGCGAAAGGATCTGCGGGTCTCGCCTCATGTGGTGCTCGGCCTGCCGGGCGAAACCGCCGAGATGATGAGAGAGACCATGAAAGAAGCCTCCCGGCTGATGGTCAATGGAGTGAACATTCAGCATTTTCTCTTCCCTGGAAACTCCCCTTTTGCAGACGCCCTCGCGAAAGGAGAGCTGAAACTCCTTTCGCGCGAAGAGTACATTTCAACTGTCTGCGACTTCATTGAGATACTCCCTCCGAATATCGTCCTCCGAAGGCTTATCAGCGAAACTTCCAGCAGTAACGTATTGCCCGAATGGACAAAGGACAAAAAGAAAATGCTTACCGAGATAAGCGGTGAACTTGAGAAAAGAAACAGCTACCAGGGATGCAAAAACCATTCGTACGCGGGAATAGCAAAAGTTTTCGGCGAGGACGCCGAGGAAACGGGCCAGACAGGCGAGGTTGCCGTCGTGCAACTGGCCAATTTTGCCGATGAAGATGAGTGA